In a single window of the Diospyros lotus cultivar Yz01 chromosome 10, ASM1463336v1, whole genome shotgun sequence genome:
- the LOC127811919 gene encoding uncharacterized protein LOC127811919 isoform X4, translating into MIPNSDNKCSFPAPTLSHRRSKKHSQILSLPRQLSRQMEYKEDKDFYHSLPKKELQDLCKRYGLYPYTTKFNLVNSLYSYLKENNLRSISPSGDSAVHSTSVMPILKSRPESENMVHDPKDTYANSNFPWEKYNRMSNSETVRCNKQGSSKEAGSCSKAPGVKVVQGSENFSFDIPQDSGLNKKKEATCSQNEVGNSANDFGHRMNFLSTSFDDNNLSCPREVGLNHANQVCCGSPNRGAYLTEIGSSFVKSSKGIPSYEYHVSSEDGIDLFVDLNSSPSDLPKRLFKMVSGGPSSMPDENFGSLREELFGSSSKEIKNSSLCNTDSEHKMSSGHEEAGFLPCPINKQSGLVVVDNTCGVDGLEMSPQLDETEKFPLLSPKSGVETYVISGTESCPMDRGRVPIELCVIDNPQVKSSSNSVVNSTPECPKSFNSQIHQNTVVGDENSNDLTLQNTSNYVSSSLVYPGWSSSGSMEIPSSEVVSQQKDELYSRCTNGCMDVIDPMVHVEAIEDELANSSTCQDYRSSCANEWERSKLTNDKETSESFQSNKSLGKMPENAGADKVPNKKRRHSAIQDRNCCSECNAMNLRSRTRQSEIIRPRRSMRLVSKVLVHL; encoded by the exons ATGATACCAAATTCGGACAATAAATGCAGCTTCCCAGCGCCCACACTCTCACATCGACGCTCAAAGAAGCATTCGCAAATTCTCTCGCTTCCCCGTCAACTTTCCAG GCAGATGGAATATAAGGAGGACAAGGATTTCTATCACAGCCTTCCAAAGAAAGAACTTCAAGATCTGTGCAAGAGATATGGCTTGTACCCATATACAACAAAATTCAATTTAGTGAATTCACTTTACTCTTACTTAAAG GAGAATAATCTGAGATCAATATCCCCTAGTGGAGACTCAGCTGTACATTCTACTTCTGTGATGCCTATTCTGAAGTCTAGACCAGAGTCAGAAAATATGGTGCATGATCCAAAAG ACACCTATGCGAACAGCAATTTTCCCTGGGAGAAGTACAATAGAATGAGCAATTCTGAAACTGTTAGGTGCAATAAACAAGGAAGTTCCAAGGAAGCTGGAAGTTGTAGCAAG GCACCCGGTGTTAAAGTTGTTCAAGGCTCagaaaatttttcatttgaCATTCCACAAGATTCTGGcttaaacaagaaaaaggaaGCAACATGTTCACAAAATGAAGTTGGAAACAGTGCTAATGATTTTGGCCATAGAATGAACTTTCTAAGCACTAGCTTTGATGATAATAATTTGTCTTGTCCAAGAGAAGTAGGGCTAAACCATGCAAACCAGGTTTGCTGTGGGAGTCCAAATCGAGGTGCATATCTAACAGAAATTGGTTCTTCCTTTGTGAAATCTTCAAAGGGCATTCCTTCCTATGAGTATCATGTCAGTTCAGAGGATGGAATTGACCTTTTTGTTGATTTGAATTCAAGCCCATCAGACTTGCCTAAGAGATTGTTCAAAATGGTGTCTGGTGGTCCCAGCAGCATGCCTGATGAAAACTTTGGAAGTCTTAGGGAGGAGCTTTTTGGAAGTAGCagcaaagaaataaaaaattcatctctgTGCAATACAGATTCAGAGCATAAAATGAGTAGTGGCCATGAAGAAGCTGGATTTTTGCCATGTCCAATTAATAAACAGAGTGGTCTGGTTGTGGTTGATAACACTTGTGGAGTTGATGGTCTGGAAATGTCTCCACAGTTAGATGAAACTGAAAAATTTCCACTCTTATCTCCCAAGTCTGGTGTAGAGACTTATGTAATTTCTGGCACAGAATCTTGCCCAATGGACAGGGGAAGAGTTCCTATTGAGCTGTGTGTCATTGACAATCCCCAGGTAAAATCATCCAGTAATTCTGTTGTTAATTCCACTCCTGAATGTCCAAAAAGTTTCAACTCCCAAATTCATCAGAATACAGTGGTTGGTGATGAAAACTCTAATGACCTAACCCTGCAAAACACTTCCAATTATGTGAGCTCTTCCCTTGTGTATCCCGGATGGTCATCAAGTGGCTCTATGGAGATTCCATCTTCAGAAGTTGTGAGTCAGCAAAAGGATGAATTATATTCTCGTTGCACAAATGGTTGCATGGATGTGATTGATCCTATGGTCCATGTGGAAGCAATAGAAGATGAATTAGCTAATTCAAGCACGTGTCAAGATTATAGGTCTTCATGTGCTAATGAATGG GAAAGGAGTAAGCTCACCAATGATAAAGAAACTTCAGA ATCCTTCCAATCCAACAAGTCATTAGGGAAAATGCCAGAGAACGCGGGAGCTGACAAGGTACCAAATAAAAAGAGACGGCATTCTGCTATTCAAGACCGCAATTGCTGTAGTGAATGTAATGCTATGAATTTAAGGAGCAGAACGAGACAATCTGAGATAATCCGTCCTAGAAGATCCATGCGATTGGTCTCCAAG GTACTGGTACATTTATAG
- the LOC127811919 gene encoding uncharacterized protein LOC127811919 isoform X3: MQLPSAHTLTSTLKEAFANSLASPSTFQVIFPENSGIRQMEYKEDKDFYHSLPKKELQDLCKRYGLYPYTTKFNLVNSLYSYLKENNLRSISPSGDSAVHSTSVMPILKSRPESENMVHDPKDTYANSNFPWEKYNRMSNSETVRCNKQGSSKEAGSCSKAPGVKVVQGSENFSFDIPQDSGLNKKKEATCSQNEVGNSANDFGHRMNFLSTSFDDNNLSCPREVGLNHANQVCCGSPNRGAYLTEIGSSFVKSSKGIPSYEYHVSSEDGIDLFVDLNSSPSDLPKRLFKMVSGGPSSMPDENFGSLREELFGSSSKEIKNSSLCNTDSEHKMSSGHEEAGFLPCPINKQSGLVVVDNTCGVDGLEMSPQLDETEKFPLLSPKSGVETYVISGTESCPMDRGRVPIELCVIDNPQVKSSSNSVVNSTPECPKSFNSQIHQNTVVGDENSNDLTLQNTSNYVSSSLVYPGWSSSGSMEIPSSEVVSQQKDELYSRCTNGCMDVIDPMVHVEAIEDELANSSTCQDYRSSCANEWERSKLTNDKETSESFQSNKSLGKMPENAGADKVPNKKRRHSAIQDRNCCSECNAMNLRSRTRQSEIIRPRRSMRLVSKVLVHL; the protein is encoded by the exons ATGCAGCTTCCCAGCGCCCACACTCTCACATCGACGCTCAAAGAAGCATTCGCAAATTCTCTCGCTTCCCCGTCAACTTTCCAGGTGATTTTCCCGGAGAATTCCGGCATCAG GCAGATGGAATATAAGGAGGACAAGGATTTCTATCACAGCCTTCCAAAGAAAGAACTTCAAGATCTGTGCAAGAGATATGGCTTGTACCCATATACAACAAAATTCAATTTAGTGAATTCACTTTACTCTTACTTAAAG GAGAATAATCTGAGATCAATATCCCCTAGTGGAGACTCAGCTGTACATTCTACTTCTGTGATGCCTATTCTGAAGTCTAGACCAGAGTCAGAAAATATGGTGCATGATCCAAAAG ACACCTATGCGAACAGCAATTTTCCCTGGGAGAAGTACAATAGAATGAGCAATTCTGAAACTGTTAGGTGCAATAAACAAGGAAGTTCCAAGGAAGCTGGAAGTTGTAGCAAG GCACCCGGTGTTAAAGTTGTTCAAGGCTCagaaaatttttcatttgaCATTCCACAAGATTCTGGcttaaacaagaaaaaggaaGCAACATGTTCACAAAATGAAGTTGGAAACAGTGCTAATGATTTTGGCCATAGAATGAACTTTCTAAGCACTAGCTTTGATGATAATAATTTGTCTTGTCCAAGAGAAGTAGGGCTAAACCATGCAAACCAGGTTTGCTGTGGGAGTCCAAATCGAGGTGCATATCTAACAGAAATTGGTTCTTCCTTTGTGAAATCTTCAAAGGGCATTCCTTCCTATGAGTATCATGTCAGTTCAGAGGATGGAATTGACCTTTTTGTTGATTTGAATTCAAGCCCATCAGACTTGCCTAAGAGATTGTTCAAAATGGTGTCTGGTGGTCCCAGCAGCATGCCTGATGAAAACTTTGGAAGTCTTAGGGAGGAGCTTTTTGGAAGTAGCagcaaagaaataaaaaattcatctctgTGCAATACAGATTCAGAGCATAAAATGAGTAGTGGCCATGAAGAAGCTGGATTTTTGCCATGTCCAATTAATAAACAGAGTGGTCTGGTTGTGGTTGATAACACTTGTGGAGTTGATGGTCTGGAAATGTCTCCACAGTTAGATGAAACTGAAAAATTTCCACTCTTATCTCCCAAGTCTGGTGTAGAGACTTATGTAATTTCTGGCACAGAATCTTGCCCAATGGACAGGGGAAGAGTTCCTATTGAGCTGTGTGTCATTGACAATCCCCAGGTAAAATCATCCAGTAATTCTGTTGTTAATTCCACTCCTGAATGTCCAAAAAGTTTCAACTCCCAAATTCATCAGAATACAGTGGTTGGTGATGAAAACTCTAATGACCTAACCCTGCAAAACACTTCCAATTATGTGAGCTCTTCCCTTGTGTATCCCGGATGGTCATCAAGTGGCTCTATGGAGATTCCATCTTCAGAAGTTGTGAGTCAGCAAAAGGATGAATTATATTCTCGTTGCACAAATGGTTGCATGGATGTGATTGATCCTATGGTCCATGTGGAAGCAATAGAAGATGAATTAGCTAATTCAAGCACGTGTCAAGATTATAGGTCTTCATGTGCTAATGAATGG GAAAGGAGTAAGCTCACCAATGATAAAGAAACTTCAGA ATCCTTCCAATCCAACAAGTCATTAGGGAAAATGCCAGAGAACGCGGGAGCTGACAAGGTACCAAATAAAAAGAGACGGCATTCTGCTATTCAAGACCGCAATTGCTGTAGTGAATGTAATGCTATGAATTTAAGGAGCAGAACGAGACAATCTGAGATAATCCGTCCTAGAAGATCCATGCGATTGGTCTCCAAG GTACTGGTACATTTATAG
- the LOC127811919 gene encoding uncharacterized protein LOC127811919 isoform X5: MEYKEDKDFYHSLPKKELQDLCKRYGLYPYTTKFNLVNSLYSYLKENNLRSISPSGDSAVHSTSVMPILKSRPESENMVHDPKDTYANSNFPWEKYNRMSNSETVRCNKQGSSKEAGSCSKAPGVKVVQGSENFSFDIPQDSGLNKKKEATCSQNEVGNSANDFGHRMNFLSTSFDDNNLSCPREVGLNHANQVCCGSPNRGAYLTEIGSSFVKSSKGIPSYEYHVSSEDGIDLFVDLNSSPSDLPKRLFKMVSGGPSSMPDENFGSLREELFGSSSKEIKNSSLCNTDSEHKMSSGHEEAGFLPCPINKQSGLVVVDNTCGVDGLEMSPQLDETEKFPLLSPKSGVETYVISGTESCPMDRGRVPIELCVIDNPQVKSSSNSVVNSTPECPKSFNSQIHQNTVVGDENSNDLTLQNTSNYVSSSLVYPGWSSSGSMEIPSSEVVSQQKDELYSRCTNGCMDVIDPMVHVEAIEDELANSSTCQDYRSSCANEWERSKLTNDKETSESFQSNKSLGKMPENAGADKVPNKKRRHSAIQDRNCCSECNAMNLRSRTRQSEIIRPRRSMRLVSKVLVHL, from the exons ATGGAATATAAGGAGGACAAGGATTTCTATCACAGCCTTCCAAAGAAAGAACTTCAAGATCTGTGCAAGAGATATGGCTTGTACCCATATACAACAAAATTCAATTTAGTGAATTCACTTTACTCTTACTTAAAG GAGAATAATCTGAGATCAATATCCCCTAGTGGAGACTCAGCTGTACATTCTACTTCTGTGATGCCTATTCTGAAGTCTAGACCAGAGTCAGAAAATATGGTGCATGATCCAAAAG ACACCTATGCGAACAGCAATTTTCCCTGGGAGAAGTACAATAGAATGAGCAATTCTGAAACTGTTAGGTGCAATAAACAAGGAAGTTCCAAGGAAGCTGGAAGTTGTAGCAAG GCACCCGGTGTTAAAGTTGTTCAAGGCTCagaaaatttttcatttgaCATTCCACAAGATTCTGGcttaaacaagaaaaaggaaGCAACATGTTCACAAAATGAAGTTGGAAACAGTGCTAATGATTTTGGCCATAGAATGAACTTTCTAAGCACTAGCTTTGATGATAATAATTTGTCTTGTCCAAGAGAAGTAGGGCTAAACCATGCAAACCAGGTTTGCTGTGGGAGTCCAAATCGAGGTGCATATCTAACAGAAATTGGTTCTTCCTTTGTGAAATCTTCAAAGGGCATTCCTTCCTATGAGTATCATGTCAGTTCAGAGGATGGAATTGACCTTTTTGTTGATTTGAATTCAAGCCCATCAGACTTGCCTAAGAGATTGTTCAAAATGGTGTCTGGTGGTCCCAGCAGCATGCCTGATGAAAACTTTGGAAGTCTTAGGGAGGAGCTTTTTGGAAGTAGCagcaaagaaataaaaaattcatctctgTGCAATACAGATTCAGAGCATAAAATGAGTAGTGGCCATGAAGAAGCTGGATTTTTGCCATGTCCAATTAATAAACAGAGTGGTCTGGTTGTGGTTGATAACACTTGTGGAGTTGATGGTCTGGAAATGTCTCCACAGTTAGATGAAACTGAAAAATTTCCACTCTTATCTCCCAAGTCTGGTGTAGAGACTTATGTAATTTCTGGCACAGAATCTTGCCCAATGGACAGGGGAAGAGTTCCTATTGAGCTGTGTGTCATTGACAATCCCCAGGTAAAATCATCCAGTAATTCTGTTGTTAATTCCACTCCTGAATGTCCAAAAAGTTTCAACTCCCAAATTCATCAGAATACAGTGGTTGGTGATGAAAACTCTAATGACCTAACCCTGCAAAACACTTCCAATTATGTGAGCTCTTCCCTTGTGTATCCCGGATGGTCATCAAGTGGCTCTATGGAGATTCCATCTTCAGAAGTTGTGAGTCAGCAAAAGGATGAATTATATTCTCGTTGCACAAATGGTTGCATGGATGTGATTGATCCTATGGTCCATGTGGAAGCAATAGAAGATGAATTAGCTAATTCAAGCACGTGTCAAGATTATAGGTCTTCATGTGCTAATGAATGG GAAAGGAGTAAGCTCACCAATGATAAAGAAACTTCAGA ATCCTTCCAATCCAACAAGTCATTAGGGAAAATGCCAGAGAACGCGGGAGCTGACAAGGTACCAAATAAAAAGAGACGGCATTCTGCTATTCAAGACCGCAATTGCTGTAGTGAATGTAATGCTATGAATTTAAGGAGCAGAACGAGACAATCTGAGATAATCCGTCCTAGAAGATCCATGCGATTGGTCTCCAAG GTACTGGTACATTTATAG
- the LOC127811919 gene encoding uncharacterized protein LOC127811919 isoform X2 has translation MIPNSDNKCSFPAPTLSHRRSKKHSQILSLPRQLSRFRQMEYKEDKDFYHSLPKKELQDLCKRYGLYPYTTKFNLVNSLYSYLKENNLRSISPSGDSAVHSTSVMPILKSRPESENMVHDPKDTYANSNFPWEKYNRMSNSETVRCNKQGSSKEAGSCSKAPGVKVVQGSENFSFDIPQDSGLNKKKEATCSQNEVGNSANDFGHRMNFLSTSFDDNNLSCPREVGLNHANQVCCGSPNRGAYLTEIGSSFVKSSKGIPSYEYHVSSEDGIDLFVDLNSSPSDLPKRLFKMVSGGPSSMPDENFGSLREELFGSSSKEIKNSSLCNTDSEHKMSSGHEEAGFLPCPINKQSGLVVVDNTCGVDGLEMSPQLDETEKFPLLSPKSGVETYVISGTESCPMDRGRVPIELCVIDNPQVKSSSNSVVNSTPECPKSFNSQIHQNTVVGDENSNDLTLQNTSNYVSSSLVYPGWSSSGSMEIPSSEVVSQQKDELYSRCTNGCMDVIDPMVHVEAIEDELANSSTCQDYRSSCANEWERSKLTNDKETSESFQSNKSLGKMPENAGADKVPNKKRRHSAIQDRNCCSECNAMNLRSRTRQSEIIRPRRSMRLVSKVLVHL, from the exons ATGATACCAAATTCGGACAATAAATGCAGCTTCCCAGCGCCCACACTCTCACATCGACGCTCAAAGAAGCATTCGCAAATTCTCTCGCTTCCCCGTCAACTTTCCAG GTTCAGGCAGATGGAATATAAGGAGGACAAGGATTTCTATCACAGCCTTCCAAAGAAAGAACTTCAAGATCTGTGCAAGAGATATGGCTTGTACCCATATACAACAAAATTCAATTTAGTGAATTCACTTTACTCTTACTTAAAG GAGAATAATCTGAGATCAATATCCCCTAGTGGAGACTCAGCTGTACATTCTACTTCTGTGATGCCTATTCTGAAGTCTAGACCAGAGTCAGAAAATATGGTGCATGATCCAAAAG ACACCTATGCGAACAGCAATTTTCCCTGGGAGAAGTACAATAGAATGAGCAATTCTGAAACTGTTAGGTGCAATAAACAAGGAAGTTCCAAGGAAGCTGGAAGTTGTAGCAAG GCACCCGGTGTTAAAGTTGTTCAAGGCTCagaaaatttttcatttgaCATTCCACAAGATTCTGGcttaaacaagaaaaaggaaGCAACATGTTCACAAAATGAAGTTGGAAACAGTGCTAATGATTTTGGCCATAGAATGAACTTTCTAAGCACTAGCTTTGATGATAATAATTTGTCTTGTCCAAGAGAAGTAGGGCTAAACCATGCAAACCAGGTTTGCTGTGGGAGTCCAAATCGAGGTGCATATCTAACAGAAATTGGTTCTTCCTTTGTGAAATCTTCAAAGGGCATTCCTTCCTATGAGTATCATGTCAGTTCAGAGGATGGAATTGACCTTTTTGTTGATTTGAATTCAAGCCCATCAGACTTGCCTAAGAGATTGTTCAAAATGGTGTCTGGTGGTCCCAGCAGCATGCCTGATGAAAACTTTGGAAGTCTTAGGGAGGAGCTTTTTGGAAGTAGCagcaaagaaataaaaaattcatctctgTGCAATACAGATTCAGAGCATAAAATGAGTAGTGGCCATGAAGAAGCTGGATTTTTGCCATGTCCAATTAATAAACAGAGTGGTCTGGTTGTGGTTGATAACACTTGTGGAGTTGATGGTCTGGAAATGTCTCCACAGTTAGATGAAACTGAAAAATTTCCACTCTTATCTCCCAAGTCTGGTGTAGAGACTTATGTAATTTCTGGCACAGAATCTTGCCCAATGGACAGGGGAAGAGTTCCTATTGAGCTGTGTGTCATTGACAATCCCCAGGTAAAATCATCCAGTAATTCTGTTGTTAATTCCACTCCTGAATGTCCAAAAAGTTTCAACTCCCAAATTCATCAGAATACAGTGGTTGGTGATGAAAACTCTAATGACCTAACCCTGCAAAACACTTCCAATTATGTGAGCTCTTCCCTTGTGTATCCCGGATGGTCATCAAGTGGCTCTATGGAGATTCCATCTTCAGAAGTTGTGAGTCAGCAAAAGGATGAATTATATTCTCGTTGCACAAATGGTTGCATGGATGTGATTGATCCTATGGTCCATGTGGAAGCAATAGAAGATGAATTAGCTAATTCAAGCACGTGTCAAGATTATAGGTCTTCATGTGCTAATGAATGG GAAAGGAGTAAGCTCACCAATGATAAAGAAACTTCAGA ATCCTTCCAATCCAACAAGTCATTAGGGAAAATGCCAGAGAACGCGGGAGCTGACAAGGTACCAAATAAAAAGAGACGGCATTCTGCTATTCAAGACCGCAATTGCTGTAGTGAATGTAATGCTATGAATTTAAGGAGCAGAACGAGACAATCTGAGATAATCCGTCCTAGAAGATCCATGCGATTGGTCTCCAAG GTACTGGTACATTTATAG
- the LOC127811034 gene encoding calmodulin-like protein 3: MAWMDVYKILAVFAKPGLVFLSPGFSQHHEQAEMAALLWRIFLLYHLLNALLLSLVPKKLRVFLPSSWFPPQPPVVDAAAAPHRRRSISSSRMEVTELRRVFQMFDRNGDGSITKKELNDSLENMGIFIPDSELTQMIQKIDVNGDGCVDIDEFGDLYQSIMDERDEEEDMREAFNVFDQNGDGFITVEELRSVLASLGIKQGRTAEDCRRMIMKVDSDGDGMVNFAEFKQMMRAGGFAALG; encoded by the coding sequence ATGGCATGGATGGATGTCTATAAAATACTGGCTGTCTTTGCAAAGCCAGGCTTAGTCTTTCTGTCTCCTGGTTTCTCTCAGCACCACGAACAAGCAGAAATGGCAGCCCTTTTATGGAGGATTTTCCTCCTCTACCACCTCCTGAACGCACTCCTTCTCTCTCTGGTCCCCAAGAAGTTGAGGGTCTTTCTGCCCTCTTCTTGGTTCCCGCCGCAGCCTCCAGTCGTGGACGCCGCCGCCGCTCCCCACCGCCGCCGCAGCATCAGCAGCAGCAGAATGGAGGTCACCGAGCTCCGACGCGTCTTCCAGATGTTCGACCGCAACGGCGACGGCAGCATCACCAAGAAGGAGCTCAACGACTCGCTGGAGAACATGGGCATCTTCATCCCGGACTCGGAGCTCACCCAGATGATCCAGAAGATCGACGTCAACGGCGACGGCTGCGTGGACATCGACGAGTTCGGCGACCTCTACCAGTCCATCATGGACGAGCGCGACGAGGAGGAGGACATGAGGGAGGCCTTCAACGTGTTCGACCAAAACGGCGACGGCTTCATCACGGTGGAGGAGCTGAGATCGGTGCTGGCCTCGCTGGGGATCAAGCAGGGCCGGACGGCGGAGGACTGCCGGAGAATGATCATGAAGGTGGATTCTGACGGGGACGGGATGGTGAACTTCGCCGAGTTCAAGCAGATGATGAGAGCCGGCGGGTTCGCCGCGTTGGGATGA
- the LOC127811919 gene encoding uncharacterized protein LOC127811919 isoform X1 yields the protein MQLPSAHTLTSTLKEAFANSLASPSTFQVIFPENSGIRFRQMEYKEDKDFYHSLPKKELQDLCKRYGLYPYTTKFNLVNSLYSYLKENNLRSISPSGDSAVHSTSVMPILKSRPESENMVHDPKDTYANSNFPWEKYNRMSNSETVRCNKQGSSKEAGSCSKAPGVKVVQGSENFSFDIPQDSGLNKKKEATCSQNEVGNSANDFGHRMNFLSTSFDDNNLSCPREVGLNHANQVCCGSPNRGAYLTEIGSSFVKSSKGIPSYEYHVSSEDGIDLFVDLNSSPSDLPKRLFKMVSGGPSSMPDENFGSLREELFGSSSKEIKNSSLCNTDSEHKMSSGHEEAGFLPCPINKQSGLVVVDNTCGVDGLEMSPQLDETEKFPLLSPKSGVETYVISGTESCPMDRGRVPIELCVIDNPQVKSSSNSVVNSTPECPKSFNSQIHQNTVVGDENSNDLTLQNTSNYVSSSLVYPGWSSSGSMEIPSSEVVSQQKDELYSRCTNGCMDVIDPMVHVEAIEDELANSSTCQDYRSSCANEWERSKLTNDKETSESFQSNKSLGKMPENAGADKVPNKKRRHSAIQDRNCCSECNAMNLRSRTRQSEIIRPRRSMRLVSKVLVHL from the exons ATGCAGCTTCCCAGCGCCCACACTCTCACATCGACGCTCAAAGAAGCATTCGCAAATTCTCTCGCTTCCCCGTCAACTTTCCAGGTGATTTTCCCGGAGAATTCCGGCATCAG GTTCAGGCAGATGGAATATAAGGAGGACAAGGATTTCTATCACAGCCTTCCAAAGAAAGAACTTCAAGATCTGTGCAAGAGATATGGCTTGTACCCATATACAACAAAATTCAATTTAGTGAATTCACTTTACTCTTACTTAAAG GAGAATAATCTGAGATCAATATCCCCTAGTGGAGACTCAGCTGTACATTCTACTTCTGTGATGCCTATTCTGAAGTCTAGACCAGAGTCAGAAAATATGGTGCATGATCCAAAAG ACACCTATGCGAACAGCAATTTTCCCTGGGAGAAGTACAATAGAATGAGCAATTCTGAAACTGTTAGGTGCAATAAACAAGGAAGTTCCAAGGAAGCTGGAAGTTGTAGCAAG GCACCCGGTGTTAAAGTTGTTCAAGGCTCagaaaatttttcatttgaCATTCCACAAGATTCTGGcttaaacaagaaaaaggaaGCAACATGTTCACAAAATGAAGTTGGAAACAGTGCTAATGATTTTGGCCATAGAATGAACTTTCTAAGCACTAGCTTTGATGATAATAATTTGTCTTGTCCAAGAGAAGTAGGGCTAAACCATGCAAACCAGGTTTGCTGTGGGAGTCCAAATCGAGGTGCATATCTAACAGAAATTGGTTCTTCCTTTGTGAAATCTTCAAAGGGCATTCCTTCCTATGAGTATCATGTCAGTTCAGAGGATGGAATTGACCTTTTTGTTGATTTGAATTCAAGCCCATCAGACTTGCCTAAGAGATTGTTCAAAATGGTGTCTGGTGGTCCCAGCAGCATGCCTGATGAAAACTTTGGAAGTCTTAGGGAGGAGCTTTTTGGAAGTAGCagcaaagaaataaaaaattcatctctgTGCAATACAGATTCAGAGCATAAAATGAGTAGTGGCCATGAAGAAGCTGGATTTTTGCCATGTCCAATTAATAAACAGAGTGGTCTGGTTGTGGTTGATAACACTTGTGGAGTTGATGGTCTGGAAATGTCTCCACAGTTAGATGAAACTGAAAAATTTCCACTCTTATCTCCCAAGTCTGGTGTAGAGACTTATGTAATTTCTGGCACAGAATCTTGCCCAATGGACAGGGGAAGAGTTCCTATTGAGCTGTGTGTCATTGACAATCCCCAGGTAAAATCATCCAGTAATTCTGTTGTTAATTCCACTCCTGAATGTCCAAAAAGTTTCAACTCCCAAATTCATCAGAATACAGTGGTTGGTGATGAAAACTCTAATGACCTAACCCTGCAAAACACTTCCAATTATGTGAGCTCTTCCCTTGTGTATCCCGGATGGTCATCAAGTGGCTCTATGGAGATTCCATCTTCAGAAGTTGTGAGTCAGCAAAAGGATGAATTATATTCTCGTTGCACAAATGGTTGCATGGATGTGATTGATCCTATGGTCCATGTGGAAGCAATAGAAGATGAATTAGCTAATTCAAGCACGTGTCAAGATTATAGGTCTTCATGTGCTAATGAATGG GAAAGGAGTAAGCTCACCAATGATAAAGAAACTTCAGA ATCCTTCCAATCCAACAAGTCATTAGGGAAAATGCCAGAGAACGCGGGAGCTGACAAGGTACCAAATAAAAAGAGACGGCATTCTGCTATTCAAGACCGCAATTGCTGTAGTGAATGTAATGCTATGAATTTAAGGAGCAGAACGAGACAATCTGAGATAATCCGTCCTAGAAGATCCATGCGATTGGTCTCCAAG GTACTGGTACATTTATAG